In the Solibacillus sp. FSL K6-1523 genome, one interval contains:
- a CDS encoding ABC transporter permease, which translates to MTLFSLAQKNIQRNLSNYFLYIASMVFSIVIYFTFVTLKYNDEISSLTGTSQKIQGLMNASSIILLFFIVIFIAYSNSFFMKKRKKEVALYSLLGVRKQKIGLMLFFENLVIGLISLVLGVAMGFFMSKILLTILVRLMGYEVVANFTFSGQAVLNTAIVFALLFLFTSLQGYRTIYQFKLIDLFHAEKQGEKMPRASIFAAIVGTLLVGFGYYTSVADIFTSSIWRFLTILGTPLFVIGITIVGTYLLFHSVSVFVLTALKKATAWSWKGLNLIGVSQLLYRIRGNAKSLSIIAILSATTITAGGAVFGIYYNTESSMRLTMPNTFMWEGETVDFPQKDVVYNEALNVKSLRVNNEFAFFEYTLMKESDYNQLAKLQSVDRELHVADGATVLLDTMYDERFSHNFTGETLQLENGESFHVKKMNTESVLNFYPAGTVLVVNDQEFAKTNAEHMVLQVVGMKNDLKQQDISKLIYDQLSPEQQGTFTSVPKSYEESIASLGSLLFVGSFLGLVFLAATGSIIYFKIVTEAEEDQAKYAILNKIGVSGKQMVKTIAGQVAVIFSAPLLVGILHSIFALIALSQLFNMDITKPVIIWMLAYTAIYAIYYIFTVRSFYKIVKQGAK; encoded by the coding sequence ATGACATTATTTAGTCTTGCACAAAAAAATATACAACGAAATTTATCGAATTACTTTTTATATATTGCCTCTATGGTATTCAGTATTGTCATTTACTTTACGTTTGTGACGCTTAAATACAATGATGAAATTTCATCATTAACCGGGACATCGCAAAAAATTCAAGGGCTAATGAATGCATCATCCATTATATTATTGTTCTTCATCGTTATTTTCATAGCGTATTCCAATTCATTTTTTATGAAGAAGCGCAAAAAAGAAGTGGCCCTTTATTCATTACTCGGAGTACGTAAGCAAAAAATTGGCTTAATGCTCTTTTTTGAAAACCTAGTGATTGGGCTAATATCACTTGTTTTAGGTGTTGCTATGGGATTTTTTATGTCGAAAATTTTACTAACCATTTTAGTGCGATTGATGGGCTATGAAGTTGTGGCAAATTTCACCTTCTCAGGACAAGCTGTTCTGAATACAGCAATCGTTTTCGCTCTATTATTCCTATTCACCTCATTACAAGGGTATCGTACAATCTATCAATTCAAGCTAATCGATTTATTTCATGCTGAAAAGCAGGGTGAAAAAATGCCACGTGCATCTATTTTTGCAGCAATAGTAGGTACGTTACTTGTCGGATTTGGCTACTATACATCCGTTGCAGATATTTTTACAAGCTCGATTTGGCGTTTTCTCACAATACTCGGCACACCGTTATTCGTAATTGGCATAACAATTGTCGGGACATATTTATTGTTCCATAGTGTAAGTGTTTTCGTGTTAACCGCATTGAAAAAGGCGACGGCATGGTCATGGAAAGGGCTTAATTTAATTGGGGTGTCTCAATTACTTTACCGCATTCGTGGCAACGCAAAATCTCTATCAATTATTGCTATTTTAAGTGCCACAACGATTACAGCAGGTGGTGCAGTGTTTGGGATTTACTACAATACGGAAAGTTCTATGCGACTCACAATGCCTAATACATTCATGTGGGAAGGAGAAACAGTTGATTTCCCACAAAAAGATGTCGTATATAACGAAGCGCTAAACGTGAAAAGTCTACGGGTCAATAATGAATTTGCATTTTTTGAATACACATTGATGAAAGAATCGGATTACAATCAGTTAGCGAAGTTGCAAAGTGTAGACCGTGAGCTTCATGTAGCGGATGGTGCAACGGTATTACTAGACACGATGTATGACGAACGTTTTTCACATAATTTTACGGGTGAGACACTTCAATTAGAAAACGGGGAATCATTCCATGTCAAAAAAATGAATACGGAAAGTGTGCTGAATTTTTACCCAGCAGGCACAGTACTTGTAGTAAATGATCAGGAATTTGCAAAGACAAACGCGGAACATATGGTTTTGCAAGTTGTCGGCATGAAAAATGATTTAAAGCAGCAAGACATATCTAAACTCATTTATGATCAGTTGTCACCTGAGCAACAAGGAACGTTTACAAGCGTCCCTAAAAGCTATGAAGAAAGCATCGCTAGTTTAGGTTCATTACTATTCGTGGGCAGTTTCTTAGGGCTTGTATTTTTAGCGGCTACAGGTAGCATTATTTATTTCAAAATTGTAACCGAAGCAGAAGAAGACCAAGCAAAATATGCGATTTTAAATAAAATCGGCGTTAGTGGGAAGCAAATGGTCAAAACCATTGCAGGGCAAGTAGCAGTAATTTTTAGTGCACCACTTCTAGTCGGGATATTGCATAGCATATTTGCTTTAATAGCACTTTCACAGCTATTTAACATGGATATTACAAAGCCTGTAATTATATGGATGCTTGCGTACACAGCAATCTATGCAATTTACTACATTTTTACGGTGCGTTCATTTTATAAAATTGTAAAACAAGGAGCGAAATAA
- a CDS encoding YxeA family protein gives MKKVYTGIGATLLLFVAALVALITVDFNRINKDAYYVQIATDGEVEEYKLNTGEIAHTYWYELPSYDESGKEVILKFSATKNLRKDAYLKLYVKKEKEVSSYNEVQFDEIPKKAQEKLK, from the coding sequence ATGAAAAAGGTATATACTGGAATAGGAGCTACACTTCTCCTATTCGTTGCAGCGCTAGTAGCATTAATCACAGTCGATTTTAACCGAATAAACAAGGATGCATACTACGTCCAAATAGCAACAGACGGTGAAGTAGAAGAATATAAATTAAATACAGGTGAAATAGCCCACACTTATTGGTACGAGCTACCGTCTTACGATGAGAGTGGAAAAGAAGTAATATTGAAGTTTTCAGCTACTAAAAACTTACGTAAAGATGCCTATTTAAAGCTGTATGTTAAAAAAGAAAAGGAAGTATCGTCTTATAATGAAGTACAATTTGATGAGATACCAAAGAAAGCACAAGAAAAGTTAAAATAA
- a CDS encoding sensor histidine kinase, translated as MKWRLTAQFLLTVLSIAVIVIFVNTAIFISLFFFQQSTNFQAPEVTNNEQFTRDFEQYIQYHNGAISFDAKGLQLLKEHNAWVQVLNEDGDMIGGHTVPDNALSHYSPLDLIQTYKYREIDSSTTIYIGGNDELNYLIGIQDRNVSRIVWNFSMSSFLQIIGKYGLAIVIADLLVTALVGWLFGRALTKPLYALIEQIQHLKNRKHTQIKTPKGLYKPVVSNLNEVSRELAAHDLERKRLEIMREEWISNVSHDMKTPLASIRGYSELLREGNITKSEQAEYARIIEKQSLHMQHLLDDLNLTMRLRHQQLPLQLQDTNIVQFVREIVIDILNMPQYEQANIQFDASSQIITHNIDAHFMRRAIVNFLSNALLHNSHDVEINVHVDTDSIIISDNGKGIAEEDLEHIFERYYRGTNTEHTLGTGLGTAIARDIIEAHGGKVSITSKENEGTTVNIYFKKN; from the coding sequence ATGAAATGGAGACTTACTGCACAGTTTTTATTAACTGTGTTATCCATCGCGGTCATTGTGATTTTCGTTAATACAGCTATTTTCATTAGCCTGTTCTTTTTTCAGCAGTCAACCAATTTTCAAGCACCTGAAGTGACGAATAACGAGCAATTTACGCGGGATTTTGAGCAATACATTCAATACCATAATGGCGCTATTTCCTTTGATGCCAAGGGTTTGCAGCTATTGAAGGAACATAATGCATGGGTCCAAGTATTAAACGAAGACGGCGATATGATCGGCGGACATACTGTGCCCGACAATGCATTATCCCACTACTCACCGCTCGATTTAATCCAAACTTATAAATACCGAGAAATCGATTCATCGACAACTATTTATATTGGAGGAAATGATGAATTAAACTATTTAATCGGTATTCAAGATAGAAATGTGTCGCGTATAGTATGGAATTTTTCAATGTCATCTTTTTTGCAGATTATTGGAAAGTACGGCTTAGCTATTGTCATTGCTGATTTACTTGTGACTGCGCTTGTTGGTTGGCTTTTTGGTCGTGCACTGACAAAACCACTCTATGCGCTAATTGAACAAATCCAGCATTTAAAAAATCGCAAACATACACAAATAAAAACGCCAAAAGGGCTGTATAAACCAGTTGTCTCTAATTTAAATGAGGTGTCGAGGGAACTCGCTGCGCATGACTTGGAGCGAAAACGTCTTGAAATAATGCGTGAGGAATGGATCAGTAATGTGTCACATGATATGAAAACGCCACTCGCTTCTATCCGTGGCTATTCTGAACTATTACGTGAAGGCAATATTACGAAAAGCGAGCAAGCAGAATATGCACGTATTATTGAAAAACAGTCACTCCATATGCAGCATTTACTAGATGATTTAAATTTAACTATGAGACTACGCCATCAGCAACTACCATTGCAACTGCAAGACACGAATATCGTGCAGTTTGTACGTGAAATTGTAATCGATATACTGAATATGCCACAGTACGAGCAGGCAAATATACAATTTGATGCATCTTCACAAATCATTACACATAATATCGATGCTCATTTTATGCGACGTGCGATTGTGAACTTTTTATCGAATGCATTGTTACACAATTCACATGATGTGGAGATAAATGTCCATGTGGATACGGATTCTATCATCATTTCTGATAACGGCAAAGGGATAGCAGAAGAAGATCTTGAGCATATTTTCGAACGCTATTACCGTGGCACAAATACGGAGCATACTTTAGGCACAGGTCTTGGCACTGCTATCGCCCGAGATATTATTGAAGCGCATGGTGGTAAAGTTTCCATCACCTCAAAAGAGAATGAAGGTACTACCGTTAATATTTACTTTAAAAAGAATTAA
- a CDS encoding response regulator transcription factor, whose translation MSEPTILVVDDEADLANLLKASLQKEGFKSIHTAGTISEAWISFQKESPDIVLLDVMLPDGEGYDLCRRIREISHVPVLFMSAKTEEIDKILGLAIGGDDYIPKPFSPKEVAYRVKAQLRRAGYQTQDTTSMLVTKKDVLEVGPFLMNADETEVHKEEILLELTAKEVGLMACFMRNPNRILSKETLVERVWGEDFFGSDNTVMVHIRRLREKVESAPSNPIFITTVKGLGYKFVVPK comes from the coding sequence ATGTCAGAACCAACAATTTTAGTCGTAGATGATGAGGCGGATTTAGCTAATCTTCTAAAGGCGAGTCTCCAAAAAGAAGGTTTCAAATCTATTCACACAGCTGGTACGATCTCAGAGGCGTGGATAAGCTTTCAAAAGGAATCGCCAGACATCGTGTTACTTGATGTCATGCTGCCAGATGGGGAAGGGTATGATTTATGTCGTCGTATTCGTGAAATTTCGCATGTACCAGTACTCTTTATGTCAGCCAAAACAGAAGAAATCGATAAAATTTTAGGTTTAGCAATTGGTGGAGATGATTATATTCCCAAACCTTTTAGCCCAAAAGAAGTTGCTTATCGTGTTAAAGCGCAACTCCGAAGAGCAGGCTATCAGACTCAAGATACTACATCTATGCTTGTTACAAAAAAGGACGTACTTGAAGTTGGTCCATTCTTGATGAATGCAGATGAAACGGAAGTACATAAAGAGGAGATATTGCTAGAACTAACTGCTAAAGAGGTTGGTTTAATGGCTTGCTTCATGCGCAATCCAAATCGAATTTTAAGTAAAGAAACTTTAGTTGAACGTGTATGGGGAGAAGATTTTTTTGGCTCGGATAATACAGTCATGGTGCATATTCGACGTCTACGTGAAAAAGTGGAGAGCGCCCCTTCTAATCCAATTTTCATTACTACTGTTAAAGGGTTAGGCTATAAATTTGTTGTTCCAAAGTAA
- a CDS encoding TetR family transcriptional regulator C-terminal domain-containing protein, protein MFSARNRENEWAIEDVEPVSQIAATTINGIITFTNKTDIKKRMELMERFSQIFLKGVE, encoded by the coding sequence ATGTTTAGTGCGAGAAATAGAGAAAATGAATGGGCTATTGAAGATGTAGAACCAGTTAGTCAAATTGCTGCGACAACGATCAATGGAATTATTACCTTTACAAATAAAACAGATATCAAAAAGAGAATGGAGCTTATGGAGCGTTTTTCTCAAATATTTTTAAAAGGCGTAGAATAA
- a CDS encoding YhgE/Pip domain-containing protein, which translates to MKSLKALFHIRETYIGIAAAIAFQVIFFSVWMTAYDGVNDRMDQLKIGLVNEDEQLGIEITNQLENQLPFQIQSYTSIENAKSIMDERQIDMIIQIPSSVTTSLASGEQAQIVYWINQSNATLVKTMMENTAVQLTNQMNQQFYPVQINEARSQFIQQLPLSEESALIVEDAVLFLLDSLDSHPLSSSIKKTNEVDGFAANFVPLMIILSSFVGAMVMIMQLELATQSIQETISKWNIFIGRQIIQVGVALLLPLLTIGLMTAFHITSQLSIPTLYLFQFILFWAFLSFAQVFVVLFGNAGMVFNILALSLQLVTSGVLVPRAVLSDWYMKVGSILPATYGADGYYTIIFGGSDTNIYENMSSLFVIIIVTLLLSIGAVFLKKQTSLNNNM; encoded by the coding sequence ATGAAATCTTTAAAAGCATTGTTTCACATTCGAGAGACGTATATCGGGATTGCAGCTGCGATTGCTTTTCAAGTTATTTTTTTCAGCGTATGGATGACTGCTTATGATGGAGTTAATGATCGTATGGACCAATTGAAGATCGGTCTTGTTAATGAGGATGAACAATTGGGAATCGAAATTACAAACCAACTGGAAAACCAGCTTCCTTTTCAAATTCAATCATACACATCAATTGAAAATGCAAAATCGATTATGGATGAGCGACAAATTGACATGATTATTCAAATACCTTCATCCGTAACAACATCGCTTGCATCAGGAGAACAAGCACAGATCGTCTATTGGATTAACCAATCAAATGCAACTCTAGTGAAAACAATGATGGAAAACACCGCTGTCCAGCTAACTAATCAAATGAATCAACAATTCTATCCTGTTCAAATCAATGAAGCACGTTCTCAATTCATACAACAGCTTCCTTTATCGGAGGAATCAGCTTTAATAGTGGAAGATGCAGTGCTATTTTTGTTAGACTCCTTAGATAGTCATCCACTGTCTAGCTCCATTAAGAAAACCAATGAAGTAGATGGTTTTGCAGCAAATTTTGTCCCATTGATGATTATTCTATCGTCTTTTGTTGGGGCAATGGTGATGATTATGCAACTGGAATTAGCTACCCAATCCATTCAGGAAACAATTTCAAAATGGAATATCTTCATAGGTAGACAAATCATTCAGGTTGGGGTCGCATTATTACTCCCTTTGTTGACGATTGGGTTAATGACTGCCTTTCACATCACAAGTCAATTAAGCATTCCAACACTCTATCTATTCCAGTTCATTTTATTTTGGGCTTTCTTATCTTTTGCACAAGTTTTTGTTGTGTTGTTCGGCAATGCCGGCATGGTTTTCAATATTTTGGCGTTGTCGCTACAGCTTGTAACATCTGGCGTACTCGTCCCACGAGCTGTGTTATCCGATTGGTATATGAAAGTCGGCTCTATACTTCCTGCTACTTACGGGGCTGATGGCTATTATACAATTATTTTCGGAGGCAGTGACACAAATATTTATGAGAATATGTCATCGCTTTTTGTAATAATTATCGTGACTTTGTTGCTTTCAATTGGAGCTGTATTTTTGAAAAAACAAACGAGCTTGAACAACAATATGTAA
- a CDS encoding TetR/AcrR family transcriptional regulator yields MEKETTSERIIEAAIELVSKKGYKATTTKAIADLAGVNEVTIFRNFGNKRGILNAVIQKFSYGPLLQKVIQEQATWDLEYDLYHFSTQYQNYMFSIKEYVLISFKEAGAFPEIDQEVAKIPLFIKQELVAYFCEMEKRGKLTDVDIEAIAMTFIHLNFGHFISRARLGSSVTKISTEDIFKTSISIFSRGLTP; encoded by the coding sequence TTGGAGAAAGAAACAACTTCCGAACGTATTATAGAAGCAGCGATTGAACTGGTAAGTAAAAAAGGGTATAAAGCGACAACCACAAAAGCTATTGCTGATCTTGCTGGGGTCAATGAAGTAACAATTTTCCGCAACTTTGGAAACAAACGTGGCATACTCAATGCCGTTATTCAAAAATTCTCCTATGGGCCCCTGTTACAAAAAGTCATTCAAGAACAGGCAACTTGGGACTTAGAATACGACTTGTATCATTTTTCAACGCAGTATCAAAACTATATGTTTTCCATTAAAGAGTATGTACTTATTTCTTTCAAAGAAGCAGGCGCTTTTCCTGAAATTGATCAAGAAGTTGCCAAAATACCTTTATTCATCAAACAAGAATTGGTCGCGTATTTTTGTGAAATGGAGAAAAGAGGGAAGTTGACGGATGTTGATATTGAAGCTATCGCTATGACATTCATCCATTTAAATTTTGGACATTTTATATCACGCGCGCGACTTGGTTCAAGTGTTACGAAAATTTCAACAGAGGACATTTTTAAAACGTCCATCTCAATTTTTTCTAGGGGTCTAACTCCCTAG
- a CDS encoding DUF4179 domain-containing protein — translation MNKDKFSNSIDNINVPIEKLKEREKIAISHAKKKRRVGSKTKRSLLVACGLCVSLLGSGFVSTGMAGALSNIPLIGPIYKDFRDIAFNKIERNQLATIIDKQDSQNGLTMTVKEAAYDGTHLMVSVVYTGEKVLSLQDEKVGFSSLTINGQPIEVSNGGTGQDDINPNTIIEHHEYTFVNYDEYGDEIEVAVHGENLFGFEGEWEVAFPLEKVAGEIFEFSPQVSAQTLDEVYTITAEKVTFSPLTTRIDLSVDYPVEMNANDTWPWFEMYVLDDSGQKYEGLTLQTGVVPGNYGHQNILTLPPLDTIPESFTLKPGRRNSEGYLEEIKELELVIPLNKNNE, via the coding sequence ATGAATAAAGACAAATTCAGTAATTCAATCGACAATATAAATGTCCCTATCGAAAAGTTAAAGGAAAGAGAGAAAATAGCTATATCTCATGCCAAGAAAAAAAGAAGAGTTGGAAGTAAAACAAAACGTTCATTGTTAGTTGCATGTGGGTTATGTGTTTCTTTGCTTGGCTCTGGATTTGTTTCCACAGGTATGGCGGGAGCGTTATCCAATATTCCACTAATTGGTCCAATTTATAAAGACTTTAGAGATATTGCTTTTAATAAAATTGAACGTAATCAACTCGCAACAATAATTGATAAACAAGATAGTCAAAACGGTTTAACGATGACCGTAAAAGAAGCAGCCTATGATGGTACTCACTTAATGGTATCCGTTGTTTATACAGGTGAAAAAGTACTTTCGTTGCAAGATGAAAAAGTTGGTTTTTCTTCTTTAACAATCAATGGACAACCCATTGAGGTATCAAATGGTGGAACGGGGCAAGACGATATAAACCCGAATACAATTATTGAGCATCATGAATATACATTTGTTAATTACGATGAATACGGCGATGAAATTGAAGTTGCGGTCCACGGAGAAAATTTATTTGGCTTTGAGGGGGAGTGGGAGGTAGCTTTTCCGCTTGAAAAAGTAGCAGGCGAAATCTTTGAGTTCTCACCACAAGTATCTGCACAAACATTGGATGAAGTGTATACGATAACAGCAGAAAAAGTGACATTTAGTCCTCTCACAACAAGAATTGATTTAAGTGTTGATTATCCTGTTGAAATGAATGCAAATGATACATGGCCGTGGTTTGAAATGTATGTACTAGATGACTCTGGACAAAAGTATGAAGGATTGACGTTACAAACTGGTGTGGTGCCAGGGAATTACGGTCATCAGAATATCCTCACATTGCCTCCATTAGATACGATACCTGAATCATTTACACTTAAACCAGGTCGTCGAAATAGTGAAGGTTATTTGGAAGAAATTAAGGAATTAGAATTGGTAATTCCTTTAAATAAAAATAATGAATGA
- a CDS encoding sigma-70 family RNA polymerase sigma factor, with translation MDIAKLVHKAKKGEDEAFEQLISSVRQKLYRTAYAYVRNEQDALDIYQETIYTALISIKTLKKSESFVSWITKILVFKAIDFIRKESRHFSTDDEKIFAALIAPENDDFILHSMDLSEALNFLNPTAKTIILLRYYHDLSIKEIATIMNSPEGTVKSHLSRAKKELRPILKEDYLL, from the coding sequence ATGGATATCGCAAAATTAGTACACAAAGCTAAAAAGGGGGAAGATGAAGCATTTGAACAACTGATTAGTTCAGTTCGACAAAAGTTGTATCGGACAGCCTATGCATATGTTAGAAATGAACAGGACGCGCTTGATATTTATCAAGAAACAATTTATACAGCTTTAATTTCAATAAAGACGTTAAAAAAATCTGAAAGCTTTGTTAGTTGGATTACAAAAATTTTAGTTTTTAAAGCGATTGATTTTATTCGAAAAGAGTCTCGCCATTTTTCTACAGATGATGAGAAAATATTTGCTGCATTAATTGCACCTGAAAATGATGATTTTATATTGCATTCAATGGACCTATCAGAAGCCCTAAATTTCTTAAATCCAACCGCAAAAACCATTATTTTATTGAGGTACTATCATGATTTGTCTATTAAGGAAATTGCCACAATCATGAATTCTCCCGAGGGAACGGTCAAATCCCATTTAAGTAGAGCGAAAAAGGAGCTAAGGCCCATTTTAAAGGAGGACTATCTCTTATGA
- a CDS encoding TetR/AcrR family transcriptional regulator has translation MREKILKAAKELFIKNGYNATTTGDIVKYSGSSKGNLYHHFKTKENLFLEILNNEDAQWYAKWREEEKKCQSNREKFYLYNELSLKTEFYYPLQTAIMEFYTGEHESKHSEEKINELEQQYVNTYYEIFSAGNRENEWAIEDVESVSQIAATTINGIITFTNKTDIKKRMELMERFSQIFLKGVE, from the coding sequence TTGAGAGAAAAGATATTAAAGGCAGCAAAAGAACTATTTATTAAAAATGGCTATAATGCTACTACAACTGGGGATATTGTGAAGTATTCTGGCAGTAGTAAAGGGAATTTATATCATCATTTTAAAACAAAAGAAAATCTCTTTTTGGAAATTCTAAATAATGAAGATGCACAATGGTATGCAAAATGGCGCGAAGAAGAGAAAAAGTGCCAGAGCAATAGAGAAAAATTTTATCTATATAACGAATTATCCTTGAAAACGGAGTTCTATTATCCGCTGCAAACGGCAATAATGGAATTTTACACTGGAGAACACGAATCAAAACATAGCGAAGAAAAAATAAACGAGCTTGAACAACAATATGTAAATACTTACTATGAGATATTTAGTGCGGGAAATAGAGAAAATGAATGGGCTATTGAAGATGTAGAATCTGTTAGTCAAATTGCTGCGACAACGATCAATGGAATTATTACCTTTACTAATAAAACAGATATCAAAAAGAGAATGGAGCTTATGGAGCGTTTTTCTCAAATATTTTTAAAAGGCGTAGAATAA
- the qac gene encoding QacA/B family quaternary ammonium compound efflux MFS transporter: MKYYKLHSFYRPYSRFVIKAYLRRKSKMASFFSKTSDMMTPKQRWTALIVLAASLFVVMMDMTILIMALPDLVRDLKPSATEQLWIVDIYSLILAGFIIPLSTLADRWGRKKALLTGFTLFGLVSLLIFFAESASYVIAIRFLLGIAGALIMPTTLSMIRVIFENPKERATALAVWSIVSSVGAIFGPIIGGALLEYFSWHSAFLINVPFAIIAVIAGLFLLPESRVSTSQAHSWDIPSTFLSVAGMIAFVWSIKEFSKEGLSELTPWIVIVAAFVMLILFVRRNLSSSDPMLDVRLFNSRSFSAGTIAAFMTMFAMASVLLLVAQWLQVVEGLSPFKAGFYLLPMALGAMVFAPLAPWLAARLGAKIVLPIGIGIAAIGMFVMYFFGHPLTYPTLAVALILVGAGTASLAVASALIMLETPTSKAGNAAAIEESMYDLGNVFGIAVLGSLASLLYRSYLDITAFSSDGIVGEFAQIANESVVGAVEVAKITGFTQLATEAIAAFNDSFVTTALIGGIIMMIVAVIVFFLIPKSLDITKQKDH; the protein is encoded by the coding sequence ATTAAATATTATAAGTTACACTCCTTTTATAGACCGTACAGTCGGTTTGTTATAAAAGCGTATCTAAGGAGGAAAAGTAAGATGGCTTCATTTTTTTCGAAAACATCAGATATGATGACACCAAAGCAACGATGGACCGCTTTGATTGTTCTTGCAGCTAGTTTATTCGTTGTAATGATGGATATGACGATTCTCATTATGGCTTTACCTGATCTTGTAAGAGATTTAAAGCCTAGCGCTACCGAGCAGTTATGGATTGTTGATATATATTCGCTCATTTTAGCTGGTTTTATTATTCCATTGAGTACTTTAGCTGATAGATGGGGGCGTAAAAAAGCTTTACTAACTGGGTTCACTCTATTCGGATTAGTATCTTTACTCATATTTTTTGCGGAAAGTGCATCCTATGTAATTGCTATTCGATTTCTTCTCGGAATTGCTGGTGCTCTAATTATGCCAACGACTCTTTCCATGATTCGTGTAATCTTTGAAAATCCTAAAGAAAGAGCAACAGCACTGGCTGTATGGTCGATTGTTTCTTCTGTGGGTGCTATATTTGGCCCAATTATTGGAGGGGCTTTACTTGAATATTTTTCATGGCATTCAGCCTTTTTAATTAATGTTCCATTCGCTATAATCGCTGTCATTGCTGGTCTATTTTTACTACCTGAGTCACGGGTATCCACTTCACAAGCTCATAGCTGGGATATACCGTCTACTTTTTTATCAGTCGCAGGTATGATTGCATTTGTTTGGAGTATTAAAGAATTCTCAAAAGAAGGGCTTTCTGAATTAACACCATGGATTGTTATTGTAGCTGCCTTCGTTATGCTTATATTATTTGTACGACGTAATTTATCGAGCTCTGACCCAATGCTTGATGTAAGGTTATTTAATAGTCGATCATTCTCAGCTGGTACGATTGCAGCATTCATGACTATGTTTGCAATGGCATCTGTCCTCTTATTAGTTGCCCAATGGTTACAGGTCGTTGAAGGACTTTCACCATTTAAAGCAGGGTTCTATCTGTTACCAATGGCATTAGGAGCAATGGTTTTCGCTCCATTAGCTCCATGGTTAGCCGCACGTCTAGGGGCAAAAATTGTACTACCAATTGGAATTGGAATTGCAGCTATCGGTATGTTCGTTATGTATTTCTTCGGACATCCGTTAACCTATCCAACTTTAGCTGTAGCACTAATATTAGTTGGAGCTGGTACTGCTTCTTTAGCGGTTGCTTCTGCTCTCATAATGTTGGAAACACCAACATCAAAAGCAGGGAATGCTGCTGCAATTGAAGAATCTATGTATGATCTTGGTAACGTGTTTGGAATCGCTGTTCTTGGGAGTCTTGCATCACTGCTTTATCGCTCCTATTTAGATATTACAGCATTTTCATCCGATGGAATTGTTGGTGAATTCGCGCAAATTGCTAACGAATCCGTTGTAGGTGCTGTTGAGGTAGCTAAAATAACGGGCTTTACTCAACTTGCTACAGAAGCTATAGCTGCGTTTAACGACTCTTTTGTAACAACAGCCTTAATCGGTGGAATTATAATGATGATTGTAGCAGTTATTGTTTTCTTTTTAATTCCTAAATCGTTGGATATTACGAAGCAAAAAGATCACTAA